From Etheostoma cragini isolate CJK2018 chromosome 1, CSU_Ecrag_1.0, whole genome shotgun sequence, a single genomic window includes:
- the LOC117948178 gene encoding uncharacterized protein LOC117948178: MRGGGIPRAARTVVSEEIRASIVDHVINHGLSLREAGEKVQPNLRRSTVASIIRIFQQTNRMQRLPPSGGRRKLLNNDQELAIVEMVVANNAIKLHEIQARIVEDHEIFDNIDSISLTTITRTLSKHRVRMKQLYTVPFERNSERVKELRRQYVQRVMELEANQAPHEFIYIDEAGFNLAKRRRRGRNIIGKRATVDVPGQRGANSTMCAAIAKAGLLHHRCQVGPYNTERILVFLNDLHQHLVPEQDQEGENMWTFVITWDNVAFHHSQAWRWKVYDHQPHDQMSLLEAMDAGCRDIPVHDCHTDPTY; the protein is encoded by the exons ATGCGTGGTGGTGGCATTCCAAGGGCTGCAAGAACAGTAGTCAGTGAGGAAATTCGTGCCAGTATCGTTGACCATGTAATCAACCACGGTCTTTCACTAAGAGAGGCTGGTGAAAAAGTGCAGCCCAATTTGAGGCGGTCAACGGTTGCCTCCATTATACGCATCTTTCAACAAACCAACAG AATGCAACGTCTTCCACCCTCTGGGGGAAGAAGAAAGCTCCTCAATAATGATCAAGAGCTGGCCATTGTAGAAATGGTTGTTGCAAATAATGCAATAAAACTGCATGAAATTCAAGCTAGAATTGTGGAGGACCATGAGATATTTGACAATATCGATAGCATCAGCCTCACAACCATTACACGGACATTGTCCAAACACAGAGTGCGGATGAAGCAGCTCTACACTGTTCCCTTTGAGAGGAACAGTGAGAGAGTCAAGGAGCTACGACGACAGTATGTCCAG AGAGTTATGGAATTGGAGGCCAACCAGGCCCCTCATGAATTCATATACATAGATGAGGCAGGATTCAATCTGGCCAAAAGGCGTCGACGTGGACGAAATATAATTGGAAAAAGGGCCACAGTTGATGTGCCAGGACAGAGAGGGGCAAACAGTACCATGTGTGCGGCAATTGCAAAGGCAGGATTACTCCATCACAGATGTCAGGTTGGACCCTATAATACCGAGCGCATCCTTGTCTTTCTCAATGATCTCCACCAGCACCTGGTTCCAGAGCAGGATCAGGAGGGTGAAAACATGTGGACCTTTGTAATTACCTGGGACAATGTGGCTTTCCATCATTCGCAAGCA TGGAGGTGGAAGGTTTATGACCATCAGCCACATGACCAGATGTCCCTCCTTGAAGCCATGGATGCTGGCTGCAGGGACATCCCAGTTCATGACTGCCATACTGATCCGACATACTAA
- the sult5a1 gene encoding sulfotransferase family 5A, member 1 isoform X1: protein MARLDVVETFHGIMFPGHLHTQDSLQLALKFQFQDTDIVIVSYPKSGTTWMQEIVSLISSRGDPQASQTIPNWTRAPWLEHHYFAAVLEASPTTPRVITSHLPHHLLGPTLQGSKAKVIYVSRNPKDVTVSFFHFHKIAKFLPEVGSFPEFLNQFLEGTLHYGSWFDHIKGWTSQKATMSNLLHITYEEMSLDLRGVIKRVSSYLHSTLQEDEINNCVKHCSFNSMKDNKMTNYTLVTADIMDHSKGSFMRKGKIGDWENMFTEELNQYFKSIFQSKMEDCALEFVWEDQHKEETHTNEQIPLKNTAVKKS, encoded by the exons ATGGCCAGGTTAGATGTCGTAGAAACCTTTCATGGTATCATGTTTCCTGGACACCTGCACACCCAGGATTCCTTACAACTTGCTCTCAAATTTCAGTTTCAGGACACGGATATCGTCATCGTCTCCTATCCAAAGTCAG GCACCACATGGATGCAGGAAATTGTATCTCTCATATCCAGCAGAGGGGACCCACAAGCGTCCCAAACTATCCCGAACTGGACTCGGGCTCCCTGGCTGGAGCACCATTATTTTGCTGCGGTACTGGAGGCCTCACCCACCACACCTCGAGTCATCACCTCACACCTGCCTCATCACCTGCTGGGGCCCACCCTCCAGGGCTCCAAAGCTAAG GTCATCTATGTGAGCAGAAACCCAAAAGACGTGACAGTGTCCTTCTTTCATTTCCACAAAATTGCCAAATTCCTTCCTGAGGTTGGCTCATTTCCAgagtttttaaatcaattcctGGAGGGCACAC TGCACTATGGCTCCTGGTTTGACCACATTAAAGGCTGGACCAGTCAGAAAGCAACTATGAGCAATCTGCTTCACATTACCTATGAAGAGATGTCATTG GACCTACGTGGCGTCATAAAGAGGGTGAGCTCTTACCTACACAGTACCCTGCAGGAGGATGAGATCAACAATTGTGTGAAACATTGCAGCTTCAACAGCATGAAAGACAACAAGATGACCAACTACACCCTGGTCACTGCGGACATAATGGACCATAGCAAGGGCTCCTTCATGAGAAAAG GCAAGATTGGAGACTGGGAAAACATGTTCACAGAGGAGCTGAATCAATATTTCAAAAGCATCTTCCAGTCCAAGATGGAGGACTGCGCTTTAGAGTTTGTGTGGGAGGACCAACATAAAGAGGAGACGCACACTAATGAACAAATCCCACTGAAGAacacagctgtaaaaaaaagCTAA
- the sult5a1 gene encoding sulfotransferase family 5A, member 1 isoform X2, which translates to MARLDVVETFHGIMFPGHLHTQDSLQLALKFQFQDTDIVIVSYPKSGTTWMQEIVSLISSRGDPQASQTIPNWTRAPWLEHHYFAAVLEASPTTPRVITSHLPHHLLGPTLQGSKAKVIYVSRNPKDVTVSFFHFHKIAKFLPEVGSFPEFLNQFLEGTLHYGSWFDHIKGWTSQKATMSNLLHITYEEMSLDLRGVIKRVSSYLHSTLQEDEINNCVKHCSFNSMKDNKMTNYTLVTADIMDHSKGSFMRKGKIGDWENMFTEELNQYFKSIFQSKMEDCALEFVWEDQHKEETHTNEKS; encoded by the exons ATGGCCAGGTTAGATGTCGTAGAAACCTTTCATGGTATCATGTTTCCTGGACACCTGCACACCCAGGATTCCTTACAACTTGCTCTCAAATTTCAGTTTCAGGACACGGATATCGTCATCGTCTCCTATCCAAAGTCAG GCACCACATGGATGCAGGAAATTGTATCTCTCATATCCAGCAGAGGGGACCCACAAGCGTCCCAAACTATCCCGAACTGGACTCGGGCTCCCTGGCTGGAGCACCATTATTTTGCTGCGGTACTGGAGGCCTCACCCACCACACCTCGAGTCATCACCTCACACCTGCCTCATCACCTGCTGGGGCCCACCCTCCAGGGCTCCAAAGCTAAG GTCATCTATGTGAGCAGAAACCCAAAAGACGTGACAGTGTCCTTCTTTCATTTCCACAAAATTGCCAAATTCCTTCCTGAGGTTGGCTCATTTCCAgagtttttaaatcaattcctGGAGGGCACAC TGCACTATGGCTCCTGGTTTGACCACATTAAAGGCTGGACCAGTCAGAAAGCAACTATGAGCAATCTGCTTCACATTACCTATGAAGAGATGTCATTG GACCTACGTGGCGTCATAAAGAGGGTGAGCTCTTACCTACACAGTACCCTGCAGGAGGATGAGATCAACAATTGTGTGAAACATTGCAGCTTCAACAGCATGAAAGACAACAAGATGACCAACTACACCCTGGTCACTGCGGACATAATGGACCATAGCAAGGGCTCCTTCATGAGAAAAG GCAAGATTGGAGACTGGGAAAACATGTTCACAGAGGAGCTGAATCAATATTTCAAAAGCATCTTCCAGTCCAAGATGGAGGACTGCGCTTTAGAGTTTGTGTGGGAGGACCAACATAAAGAGGAGACGCACACTAATG aaaaaagCTAA